In Oncorhynchus mykiss isolate Arlee chromosome 1, USDA_OmykA_1.1, whole genome shotgun sequence, the following proteins share a genomic window:
- the LOC110524730 gene encoding caldesmon isoform X1 produces MDDDFDQRMELRRQRREQMRLDAEKGFSTTDDDEEVARERRRNAREERMKKAEMEESSSSTVTTEVNNTHSVTESSSTGAEVSSSAGDGDDVVLLDRLAKREERRQKRLKEALDRQKEFDPTITDGNENSQEETFPSGRHRGTEEEKEEKPAQEEVTTNSWSREEEKEVKEEEATPKEEEPEPVTEPEKAEMVEEEKKEEDVEETQIVQEKCIEFVVPAAPLQECGFEISIMPKMAVEDKSVDEIAKKEEEEKQKKELEEKEAAAKLKKVAEEKAEKERKEAEEKAAKLKKEEEEKAAELKKEEEKAAELKKEEEKAAELKKEEEKAAELKKEEEKAVKLKKEAEEKEKAVKLKKEAEEKEKAVKLKKEAEEKEKAAKLKKEAEEKVKKSKQAEEKKKAEEEKSKKREAAKVELEKPKLRSVRKDEKESSLSKQQNGGVARSAETEDQERLEAERKLEELKRRRDEADSEEFEKMKQKQQESEAELEELKKKREGRKKVIEEEEKQKKAELAEKKAKEQEERKRLKEEIEQRRKDAAEKKKQMIEESGDGDKKPFTLGVTPKGKIGERAEFLNQRAQKGCKTSHAPIVSKIGNRLDLYTAAVQTNRDVRSPKSPVSDLPETPSIRNIKSMWEKGNVGGATESPKPMNKDAADIKVGVAGLTKGWGKSPADTGKAAAAAAEKADDLKPVDVGNKRSLWETKGSSPAKVTVGGKNKSVTNAGVGR; encoded by the exons ATGGATGACGACTTTGACCAGCGCATGGAATTGAGGAGGCAGAGGCGTGAGCAAATGCGTCTAGACGCAGAGAA GGGCTTCAGCACaactgatgatgatgaggaggtgGCTCGCGAGCGTAGGAGAAACGCTCGTGAGGAACGAATGAAAAAGGCGGAGATGGAGGAGTCTAGCAGCAGCACCGTGACAACAGAGGTCAACAACACTCACAG TGTGACAGAGTCCTCCTCCACCGGTGCAGAGGTGAGCTCCTCAGCAGGTGATGGGGATGACGTGGTACTCCTGGACCGCCTGGCCAAGCGGGAGGAACGCAGACAGAAGAGGTTGAAAGAGGCACTGGATAGACAGAAGGAGTTCGACCCAACCATCACCGATGGTAATGAGAACAGCCAGGAGGAGACCTTCCCTAGCGGCCGCCACCGAggcacagaggaggagaaggaggagaaaccAGCCCAGGAGGAAGTAACCACCAACtcctggagtagagaggaggagaaggaggtgaaagaagaggaggcgaCGCCAAAGGAGGAAGAgcctgaacccgtcacagagccTGAGAAAGCTGAGatggtggaggaagagaagaaagag GAAGACGTTGAAGAAACACAAATAGTACAAGAGAAATGTATTGAATTTGTTGTACCCGCTGCACCACTACAAGAGTGCGGGTTTGAAATATCAATTATGCCCAAGATGGCAGTAGAGGATAAATCTGTTGATGAGATAGCtaagaaagaagaggaagaaaaacAGAAAAAAGAGTTGGAAGAAAAAGAGGCTGCAGCAAAACTCAAGAAAGTGGCTGAGGAAAAGGCTGAAAAAGAAAGGAAAGAAGCTGAAGAGAAAGCTGCAAAACTTaaaaaagaagaggaagagaaagctGCAGAACTtaaaaaagaggaagagaaagctgCAGAACTtaaaaaagaggaagagaaagctgCAGAACTtaaaaaagaggaagagaaagctgCAGAACTTaaaaaagaggaagagaaggcTGTAAAACTGAAGAAAGAGGCTGAAGAAAAAGAAAAAGCTGTAAAACTGAAGAAAGAGGCTGAAGAAAAAGAAAAAGCTGTAAAACTGAAGAAAGAGGCTGAAGAAAAAGAAAAAGCTGCAAAACTCAAGAAAGAAGCTGAAGAGAAAGTAAAAAAATCTAAGCAAGCAGAGGAAAAAAAGAAAGCTGAG GAGGAAAAGTCCAAAAAACGG GAGGCTGCGAAGGTGGAGCTGGAGAAACCGAAGTTAAGATCAGTGAGGAAAGATGAA AAGGAGTCCTCCCTCTCCAAGCAGCAGAACGGCGGTGTGGCGCGCTCCGCCGAGACCGAGGACCAGGAGCGCCTGGAGGCGGAGCGTAAGCTGGAGGAGCTGAAGCGGCGTCGTGACGAGGCGGACAGCGAGGAGTTTGAGAAGATGAAGCAGAAACAGCAGGAGTCTGAGGCCGAGCTGGAGGAGctgaagaagaagagggaggggaggaagaaggtcattgaggaggaagagaagcagaAGAAGGCAGAGCTGGCTGAAAAGAAGGCCAAGGAGCAG gaggagaggaagaggttgaAGGAAGAGATAGAGCAAAGACGAAAAGACGCTgcagagaagaagaaacagaTGATCGAGGAATCGGGCGACGGAGACAAGAAACCCTTCACATTGGGTGTCACGCCCAAGGGCAAG ATTGGGGAGAGAGCAGAATTCCTGAACCAGAGAGCCCAGAAAGG CTGTAAGACATCACATGCTCCTATTGTCTCCAAGATAGGCAACAGACTGGACCTATACACTGCTGCAGTTCAG ACCAACCGGGATGTGAGGTCTCCTAAGTCTCCGGTCTCAGACCTGCCAGAGACACCAAGCATCCGCAACATCAAGAGCATGTGGGAGAAAGGGAACGTTGGGGGGGCCACTGAAAGTCCCAAGCCTATGAATaag GATGCTGCTGATATTAAAGTGGGTGTGGCTGGACTGACCAAAGGCTGGGGCAAGAGCCCAGCAGACACTGGCAAGGCAGCTGCAGCCGCAGCTGAGAAGGCTGAC GACCTGaaacctgttgatgtgggcaacAAGCGCAGCCTATGGGAAACAAAGGGCTCCTCCCCTGCTAAG GTGACAGTTGGAGGCAAGAACAAATCTGTCACAAATG CAGGTGTGGGACGCTAA
- the LOC110524730 gene encoding non-muscle caldesmon isoform X5: protein MDDDFDQRMELRRQRREQMRLDAEKGFSTTDDDEEVARERRRNAREERMKKAEMEESSSSTVTTEVNNTHSVTESSSTGAEVSSSAGDGDDVVLLDRLAKREERRQKRLKEALDRQKEFDPTITDGNENSQEETFPSGRHRGTEEEKEEKPAQEEVTTNSWSREEEKEVKEEEATPKEEEPEPVTEPEKAEMVEEEKKEEAAKVELEKPKLRSVRKDEKESSLSKQQNGGVARSAETEDQERLEAERKLEELKRRRDEADSEEFEKMKQKQQESEAELEELKKKREGRKKVIEEEEKQKKAELAEKKAKEQEERKRLKEEIEQRRKDAAEKKKQMIEESGDGDKKPFTLGVTPKGKIGERAEFLNQRAQKGCKTSHAPIVSKIGNRLDLYTAAVQTNRDVRSPKSPVSDLPETPSIRNIKSMWEKGNVGGATESPKPMNKDAADIKVGVAGLTKGWGKSPADTGKAAAAAAEKADDLKPVDVGNKRSLWETKGSSPAKVTVGGKNKSVTNAGVGR, encoded by the exons ATGGATGACGACTTTGACCAGCGCATGGAATTGAGGAGGCAGAGGCGTGAGCAAATGCGTCTAGACGCAGAGAA GGGCTTCAGCACaactgatgatgatgaggaggtgGCTCGCGAGCGTAGGAGAAACGCTCGTGAGGAACGAATGAAAAAGGCGGAGATGGAGGAGTCTAGCAGCAGCACCGTGACAACAGAGGTCAACAACACTCACAG TGTGACAGAGTCCTCCTCCACCGGTGCAGAGGTGAGCTCCTCAGCAGGTGATGGGGATGACGTGGTACTCCTGGACCGCCTGGCCAAGCGGGAGGAACGCAGACAGAAGAGGTTGAAAGAGGCACTGGATAGACAGAAGGAGTTCGACCCAACCATCACCGATGGTAATGAGAACAGCCAGGAGGAGACCTTCCCTAGCGGCCGCCACCGAggcacagaggaggagaaggaggagaaaccAGCCCAGGAGGAAGTAACCACCAACtcctggagtagagaggaggagaaggaggtgaaagaagaggaggcgaCGCCAAAGGAGGAAGAgcctgaacccgtcacagagccTGAGAAAGCTGAGatggtggaggaagagaagaaagag GAGGCTGCGAAGGTGGAGCTGGAGAAACCGAAGTTAAGATCAGTGAGGAAAGATGAA AAGGAGTCCTCCCTCTCCAAGCAGCAGAACGGCGGTGTGGCGCGCTCCGCCGAGACCGAGGACCAGGAGCGCCTGGAGGCGGAGCGTAAGCTGGAGGAGCTGAAGCGGCGTCGTGACGAGGCGGACAGCGAGGAGTTTGAGAAGATGAAGCAGAAACAGCAGGAGTCTGAGGCCGAGCTGGAGGAGctgaagaagaagagggaggggaggaagaaggtcattgaggaggaagagaagcagaAGAAGGCAGAGCTGGCTGAAAAGAAGGCCAAGGAGCAG gaggagaggaagaggttgaAGGAAGAGATAGAGCAAAGACGAAAAGACGCTgcagagaagaagaaacagaTGATCGAGGAATCGGGCGACGGAGACAAGAAACCCTTCACATTGGGTGTCACGCCCAAGGGCAAG ATTGGGGAGAGAGCAGAATTCCTGAACCAGAGAGCCCAGAAAGG CTGTAAGACATCACATGCTCCTATTGTCTCCAAGATAGGCAACAGACTGGACCTATACACTGCTGCAGTTCAG ACCAACCGGGATGTGAGGTCTCCTAAGTCTCCGGTCTCAGACCTGCCAGAGACACCAAGCATCCGCAACATCAAGAGCATGTGGGAGAAAGGGAACGTTGGGGGGGCCACTGAAAGTCCCAAGCCTATGAATaag GATGCTGCTGATATTAAAGTGGGTGTGGCTGGACTGACCAAAGGCTGGGGCAAGAGCCCAGCAGACACTGGCAAGGCAGCTGCAGCCGCAGCTGAGAAGGCTGAC GACCTGaaacctgttgatgtgggcaacAAGCGCAGCCTATGGGAAACAAAGGGCTCCTCCCCTGCTAAG GTGACAGTTGGAGGCAAGAACAAATCTGTCACAAATG CAGGTGTGGGACGCTAA
- the LOC110524730 gene encoding caldesmon isoform X2 gives MDDDFDQRMELRRQRREQMRLDAEKGFSTTDDDEEVARERRRNAREERMKKAEMEESSSSTVTTEVNNTHSVTESSSTGAEVSSSAGDGDDVVLLDRLAKREERRQKRLKEALDRQKEFDPTITDGNENSQEETFPSGRHRGTEEEKEEKPAQEEVTTNSWSREEEKEVKEEEATPKEEEPEPVTEPEKAEMVEEEKKEEDVEETQIVQEKCIEFVVPAAPLQECGFEISIMPKMAVEDKSVDEIAKKEEEEKQKKELEEKEAAAKLKKVAEEKAEKERKEAEEKAAKLKKEEEEKAAELKKEEEKAAELKKEEEKAAELKKEEEKAAELKKEEEKAVKLKKEAEEKEKAVKLKKEAEEKEKAVKLKKEAEEKEKAAKLKKEAEEKVKKSKQAEEKKKAEEEKSKKREAAKVELEKPKLRSVRKDEKESSLSKQQNGGVARSAETEDQERLEAERKLEELKRRRDEADSEEFEKMKQKQQESEAELEELKKKREGRKKVIEEEEKQKKAELAEKKAKEQEERKRLKEEIEQRRKDAAEKKKQMIEESGDGDKKPFTLGVTPKGKIGERAEFLNQRAQKGCKTSHAPIVSKIGNRLDLYTAAVQTNRDVRSPKSPVSDLPETPSIRNIKSMWEKGNVGGATESPKPMNKDAADIKVGVAGLTKGWGKSPADTGKAAAAAAEKADDLKPVDVGNKRSLWETKGSSPAKVTVGGKNKSVTNGVGR, from the exons ATGGATGACGACTTTGACCAGCGCATGGAATTGAGGAGGCAGAGGCGTGAGCAAATGCGTCTAGACGCAGAGAA GGGCTTCAGCACaactgatgatgatgaggaggtgGCTCGCGAGCGTAGGAGAAACGCTCGTGAGGAACGAATGAAAAAGGCGGAGATGGAGGAGTCTAGCAGCAGCACCGTGACAACAGAGGTCAACAACACTCACAG TGTGACAGAGTCCTCCTCCACCGGTGCAGAGGTGAGCTCCTCAGCAGGTGATGGGGATGACGTGGTACTCCTGGACCGCCTGGCCAAGCGGGAGGAACGCAGACAGAAGAGGTTGAAAGAGGCACTGGATAGACAGAAGGAGTTCGACCCAACCATCACCGATGGTAATGAGAACAGCCAGGAGGAGACCTTCCCTAGCGGCCGCCACCGAggcacagaggaggagaaggaggagaaaccAGCCCAGGAGGAAGTAACCACCAACtcctggagtagagaggaggagaaggaggtgaaagaagaggaggcgaCGCCAAAGGAGGAAGAgcctgaacccgtcacagagccTGAGAAAGCTGAGatggtggaggaagagaagaaagag GAAGACGTTGAAGAAACACAAATAGTACAAGAGAAATGTATTGAATTTGTTGTACCCGCTGCACCACTACAAGAGTGCGGGTTTGAAATATCAATTATGCCCAAGATGGCAGTAGAGGATAAATCTGTTGATGAGATAGCtaagaaagaagaggaagaaaaacAGAAAAAAGAGTTGGAAGAAAAAGAGGCTGCAGCAAAACTCAAGAAAGTGGCTGAGGAAAAGGCTGAAAAAGAAAGGAAAGAAGCTGAAGAGAAAGCTGCAAAACTTaaaaaagaagaggaagagaaagctGCAGAACTtaaaaaagaggaagagaaagctgCAGAACTtaaaaaagaggaagagaaagctgCAGAACTtaaaaaagaggaagagaaagctgCAGAACTTaaaaaagaggaagagaaggcTGTAAAACTGAAGAAAGAGGCTGAAGAAAAAGAAAAAGCTGTAAAACTGAAGAAAGAGGCTGAAGAAAAAGAAAAAGCTGTAAAACTGAAGAAAGAGGCTGAAGAAAAAGAAAAAGCTGCAAAACTCAAGAAAGAAGCTGAAGAGAAAGTAAAAAAATCTAAGCAAGCAGAGGAAAAAAAGAAAGCTGAG GAGGAAAAGTCCAAAAAACGG GAGGCTGCGAAGGTGGAGCTGGAGAAACCGAAGTTAAGATCAGTGAGGAAAGATGAA AAGGAGTCCTCCCTCTCCAAGCAGCAGAACGGCGGTGTGGCGCGCTCCGCCGAGACCGAGGACCAGGAGCGCCTGGAGGCGGAGCGTAAGCTGGAGGAGCTGAAGCGGCGTCGTGACGAGGCGGACAGCGAGGAGTTTGAGAAGATGAAGCAGAAACAGCAGGAGTCTGAGGCCGAGCTGGAGGAGctgaagaagaagagggaggggaggaagaaggtcattgaggaggaagagaagcagaAGAAGGCAGAGCTGGCTGAAAAGAAGGCCAAGGAGCAG gaggagaggaagaggttgaAGGAAGAGATAGAGCAAAGACGAAAAGACGCTgcagagaagaagaaacagaTGATCGAGGAATCGGGCGACGGAGACAAGAAACCCTTCACATTGGGTGTCACGCCCAAGGGCAAG ATTGGGGAGAGAGCAGAATTCCTGAACCAGAGAGCCCAGAAAGG CTGTAAGACATCACATGCTCCTATTGTCTCCAAGATAGGCAACAGACTGGACCTATACACTGCTGCAGTTCAG ACCAACCGGGATGTGAGGTCTCCTAAGTCTCCGGTCTCAGACCTGCCAGAGACACCAAGCATCCGCAACATCAAGAGCATGTGGGAGAAAGGGAACGTTGGGGGGGCCACTGAAAGTCCCAAGCCTATGAATaag GATGCTGCTGATATTAAAGTGGGTGTGGCTGGACTGACCAAAGGCTGGGGCAAGAGCCCAGCAGACACTGGCAAGGCAGCTGCAGCCGCAGCTGAGAAGGCTGAC GACCTGaaacctgttgatgtgggcaacAAGCGCAGCCTATGGGAAACAAAGGGCTCCTCCCCTGCTAAG GTGACAGTTGGAGGCAAGAACAAATCTGTCACAAATG GTGTGGGACGCTAA
- the LOC110524730 gene encoding non-muscle caldesmon isoform X4, with amino-acid sequence MDDDFDQRMELRRQRREQMRLDAEKGFSTTDDDEEVARERRRNAREERMKKAEMEESSSSTVTTEVNNTHSVTESSSTGAEVSSSAGDGDDVVLLDRLAKREERRQKRLKEALDRQKEFDPTITDGNENSQEETFPSGRHRGTEEEKEEKPAQEEVTTNSWSREEEKEVKEEEATPKEEEPEPVTEPEKAEMVEEEKKEEEKSKKREAAKVELEKPKLRSVRKDEKESSLSKQQNGGVARSAETEDQERLEAERKLEELKRRRDEADSEEFEKMKQKQQESEAELEELKKKREGRKKVIEEEEKQKKAELAEKKAKEQEERKRLKEEIEQRRKDAAEKKKQMIEESGDGDKKPFTLGVTPKGKIGERAEFLNQRAQKGCKTSHAPIVSKIGNRLDLYTAAVQTNRDVRSPKSPVSDLPETPSIRNIKSMWEKGNVGGATESPKPMNKDAADIKVGVAGLTKGWGKSPADTGKAAAAAAEKADDLKPVDVGNKRSLWETKGSSPAKVTVGGKNKSVTNAGVGR; translated from the exons ATGGATGACGACTTTGACCAGCGCATGGAATTGAGGAGGCAGAGGCGTGAGCAAATGCGTCTAGACGCAGAGAA GGGCTTCAGCACaactgatgatgatgaggaggtgGCTCGCGAGCGTAGGAGAAACGCTCGTGAGGAACGAATGAAAAAGGCGGAGATGGAGGAGTCTAGCAGCAGCACCGTGACAACAGAGGTCAACAACACTCACAG TGTGACAGAGTCCTCCTCCACCGGTGCAGAGGTGAGCTCCTCAGCAGGTGATGGGGATGACGTGGTACTCCTGGACCGCCTGGCCAAGCGGGAGGAACGCAGACAGAAGAGGTTGAAAGAGGCACTGGATAGACAGAAGGAGTTCGACCCAACCATCACCGATGGTAATGAGAACAGCCAGGAGGAGACCTTCCCTAGCGGCCGCCACCGAggcacagaggaggagaaggaggagaaaccAGCCCAGGAGGAAGTAACCACCAACtcctggagtagagaggaggagaaggaggtgaaagaagaggaggcgaCGCCAAAGGAGGAAGAgcctgaacccgtcacagagccTGAGAAAGCTGAGatggtggaggaagagaagaaagag GAGGAAAAGTCCAAAAAACGG GAGGCTGCGAAGGTGGAGCTGGAGAAACCGAAGTTAAGATCAGTGAGGAAAGATGAA AAGGAGTCCTCCCTCTCCAAGCAGCAGAACGGCGGTGTGGCGCGCTCCGCCGAGACCGAGGACCAGGAGCGCCTGGAGGCGGAGCGTAAGCTGGAGGAGCTGAAGCGGCGTCGTGACGAGGCGGACAGCGAGGAGTTTGAGAAGATGAAGCAGAAACAGCAGGAGTCTGAGGCCGAGCTGGAGGAGctgaagaagaagagggaggggaggaagaaggtcattgaggaggaagagaagcagaAGAAGGCAGAGCTGGCTGAAAAGAAGGCCAAGGAGCAG gaggagaggaagaggttgaAGGAAGAGATAGAGCAAAGACGAAAAGACGCTgcagagaagaagaaacagaTGATCGAGGAATCGGGCGACGGAGACAAGAAACCCTTCACATTGGGTGTCACGCCCAAGGGCAAG ATTGGGGAGAGAGCAGAATTCCTGAACCAGAGAGCCCAGAAAGG CTGTAAGACATCACATGCTCCTATTGTCTCCAAGATAGGCAACAGACTGGACCTATACACTGCTGCAGTTCAG ACCAACCGGGATGTGAGGTCTCCTAAGTCTCCGGTCTCAGACCTGCCAGAGACACCAAGCATCCGCAACATCAAGAGCATGTGGGAGAAAGGGAACGTTGGGGGGGCCACTGAAAGTCCCAAGCCTATGAATaag GATGCTGCTGATATTAAAGTGGGTGTGGCTGGACTGACCAAAGGCTGGGGCAAGAGCCCAGCAGACACTGGCAAGGCAGCTGCAGCCGCAGCTGAGAAGGCTGAC GACCTGaaacctgttgatgtgggcaacAAGCGCAGCCTATGGGAAACAAAGGGCTCCTCCCCTGCTAAG GTGACAGTTGGAGGCAAGAACAAATCTGTCACAAATG CAGGTGTGGGACGCTAA
- the LOC110524730 gene encoding caldesmon isoform X3 gives MDDDFDQRMELRRQRREQMRLDAEKGFSTTDDDEEVARERRRNAREERMKKAEMEESSSSTVTTEVNNTHSVTESSSTGAEVSSSAGDGDDVVLLDRLAKREERRQKRLKEALDRQKEFDPTITDGNENSQEETFPSGRHRGTEEEKEEKPAQEEVTTNSWSREEEKEVKEEEATPKEEEPEPVTEPEKAEMVEEEKKEEDVEETQIVQEKCIEFVVPAAPLQECGFEISIMPKMAVEDKSVDEIAKKEEEEKAAKLKKEEEEKAAELKKEEEKAAELKKEEEKAAELKKEEEKAAELKKEEEKAVKLKKEAEEKEKAVKLKKEAEEKEKAVKLKKEAEEKEKAAKLKKEAEEKVKKSKQAEEKKKAEEEKSKKREAAKVELEKPKLRSVRKDEKESSLSKQQNGGVARSAETEDQERLEAERKLEELKRRRDEADSEEFEKMKQKQQESEAELEELKKKREGRKKVIEEEEKQKKAELAEKKAKEQEERKRLKEEIEQRRKDAAEKKKQMIEESGDGDKKPFTLGVTPKGKIGERAEFLNQRAQKGCKTSHAPIVSKIGNRLDLYTAAVQTNRDVRSPKSPVSDLPETPSIRNIKSMWEKGNVGGATESPKPMNKDAADIKVGVAGLTKGWGKSPADTGKAAAAAAEKADDLKPVDVGNKRSLWETKGSSPAKVTVGGKNKSVTNAGVGR, from the exons ATGGATGACGACTTTGACCAGCGCATGGAATTGAGGAGGCAGAGGCGTGAGCAAATGCGTCTAGACGCAGAGAA GGGCTTCAGCACaactgatgatgatgaggaggtgGCTCGCGAGCGTAGGAGAAACGCTCGTGAGGAACGAATGAAAAAGGCGGAGATGGAGGAGTCTAGCAGCAGCACCGTGACAACAGAGGTCAACAACACTCACAG TGTGACAGAGTCCTCCTCCACCGGTGCAGAGGTGAGCTCCTCAGCAGGTGATGGGGATGACGTGGTACTCCTGGACCGCCTGGCCAAGCGGGAGGAACGCAGACAGAAGAGGTTGAAAGAGGCACTGGATAGACAGAAGGAGTTCGACCCAACCATCACCGATGGTAATGAGAACAGCCAGGAGGAGACCTTCCCTAGCGGCCGCCACCGAggcacagaggaggagaaggaggagaaaccAGCCCAGGAGGAAGTAACCACCAACtcctggagtagagaggaggagaaggaggtgaaagaagaggaggcgaCGCCAAAGGAGGAAGAgcctgaacccgtcacagagccTGAGAAAGCTGAGatggtggaggaagagaagaaagag GAAGACGTTGAAGAAACACAAATAGTACAAGAGAAATGTATTGAATTTGTTGTACCCGCTGCACCACTACAAGAGTGCGGGTTTGAAATATCAATTATGCCCAAGATGGCAGTAGAGGATAAATCTGTTGATGAGATAGCtaagaaagaagag GAAGAGAAAGCTGCAAAACTTaaaaaagaagaggaagagaaagctGCAGAACTtaaaaaagaggaagagaaagctgCAGAACTtaaaaaagaggaagagaaagctgCAGAACTtaaaaaagaggaagagaaagctgCAGAACTTaaaaaagaggaagagaaggcTGTAAAACTGAAGAAAGAGGCTGAAGAAAAAGAAAAAGCTGTAAAACTGAAGAAAGAGGCTGAAGAAAAAGAAAAAGCTGTAAAACTGAAGAAAGAGGCTGAAGAAAAAGAAAAAGCTGCAAAACTCAAGAAAGAAGCTGAAGAGAAAGTAAAAAAATCTAAGCAAGCAGAGGAAAAAAAGAAAGCTGAG GAGGAAAAGTCCAAAAAACGG GAGGCTGCGAAGGTGGAGCTGGAGAAACCGAAGTTAAGATCAGTGAGGAAAGATGAA AAGGAGTCCTCCCTCTCCAAGCAGCAGAACGGCGGTGTGGCGCGCTCCGCCGAGACCGAGGACCAGGAGCGCCTGGAGGCGGAGCGTAAGCTGGAGGAGCTGAAGCGGCGTCGTGACGAGGCGGACAGCGAGGAGTTTGAGAAGATGAAGCAGAAACAGCAGGAGTCTGAGGCCGAGCTGGAGGAGctgaagaagaagagggaggggaggaagaaggtcattgaggaggaagagaagcagaAGAAGGCAGAGCTGGCTGAAAAGAAGGCCAAGGAGCAG gaggagaggaagaggttgaAGGAAGAGATAGAGCAAAGACGAAAAGACGCTgcagagaagaagaaacagaTGATCGAGGAATCGGGCGACGGAGACAAGAAACCCTTCACATTGGGTGTCACGCCCAAGGGCAAG ATTGGGGAGAGAGCAGAATTCCTGAACCAGAGAGCCCAGAAAGG CTGTAAGACATCACATGCTCCTATTGTCTCCAAGATAGGCAACAGACTGGACCTATACACTGCTGCAGTTCAG ACCAACCGGGATGTGAGGTCTCCTAAGTCTCCGGTCTCAGACCTGCCAGAGACACCAAGCATCCGCAACATCAAGAGCATGTGGGAGAAAGGGAACGTTGGGGGGGCCACTGAAAGTCCCAAGCCTATGAATaag GATGCTGCTGATATTAAAGTGGGTGTGGCTGGACTGACCAAAGGCTGGGGCAAGAGCCCAGCAGACACTGGCAAGGCAGCTGCAGCCGCAGCTGAGAAGGCTGAC GACCTGaaacctgttgatgtgggcaacAAGCGCAGCCTATGGGAAACAAAGGGCTCCTCCCCTGCTAAG GTGACAGTTGGAGGCAAGAACAAATCTGTCACAAATG CAGGTGTGGGACGCTAA